The following proteins come from a genomic window of Salvia hispanica cultivar TCC Black 2014 chromosome 4, UniMelb_Shisp_WGS_1.0, whole genome shotgun sequence:
- the LOC125220868 gene encoding putative late blight resistance protein homolog R1B-23, translating to MADRITHCPPYSYLEILPIVGMGGIALLKAKVGGDGRDSLNGNEAKKLEIHKILLRRRYLVVIDDIWSAEALQHIRWLFPNKRNRSRIILTTRLMDVATYTAISLNIHMMRFLDDEQSWRLFQHKVFGDQDCPHELQSVGEKIVKGCGGLPLSIVAVAELLSRIPRTPKLWQQIEINDGQLGSVLSLSYNHLAPHLRKCFLYMAAFPQDYEIRASELVKLWVAEGFMIEQNKSKSIEVAAEECLENLIKQSLVLITSRKSDGKIKCCRLHSMVRDFCVRQAGQEKLLLSVMDYFPTPILRRHFLPQVLQNLHRKSVSWHDLQLRNSMHSSCTTSVICIPQRGYRPKGSVKNFTSLRVLHLLRRNGYAYWELGQVFELINLTHLASTMPNGIVPPAIAKLQNLQSLIIYGSEVHLLVEIWNMRKLRHLIAFSFHPLLLPEGATLSLDNLNTLSMATNFVCSKRMVDTIPSIRKLGICYSEENFRVGHHLDKLKHLYQLEKLKLEMHSSFVPRLNPIFPMFLKKLELSGRWISWKDMKIVGSLLLNWELYFIELN from the exons ATGGCGGACCGAATAACTCACTGTCCACCCTATTCCTACCTAGAAATCCTCCCTATTGTTGGAATGGGAGGCATTG CTTTGCTCAAAgcaaaagtaggtggagatgGAAGGGATTCGTTGAATGGAAACGAGGCAAAGAAACTTGAAATTCACAAAATCTTGTTGAGGAGGAGGTATCTCGTAGTGATAGACGACATTTGGAGTGCGGAAGCTTTACAGCACATAAGGTGGCTATTTCCGAACAAACGTAATAGAAGCCGGatcatattaaccacaagGCTAATGGATGTGGCAACTTATACTGCCATTTCGTTGAACATTCATATGATGCGTTTCTTAGATGACGAACAAAGTTGGCGTTTGTTCCAGCACAAGGTTTTTGGAGATCAAGATTGTCCTCATGAGCTACAAAGTGTTGgggaaaaaattgtaaaaggTTGTGGAGGATTGCCACTTTCAATTGTTGCTGTGGCAGAACTTTTATCGAGGATTCCTAGAACTCCAAAGTTGTGGCAgcaaattgaaataaatgatGGGCAGTTGGGATCAGTATTATCTTTGAGTTACAACCACTTGGCACCACATTTGAGGAAGTGTTTCTTGTATATGGCAGCCTTCCCTCAGGATTATGAGATTCGTGCTTCTGAACTCGTTAAACTTTGGGTAGCTGAGGGCTTTATGATAGAGCAAAATAAATCTAAGAGCATAGAAGTGGCAGCTGAGGAGTGCTTGGAGAATCTGATCAAGCAAAGTCTAGTTTTGATCACTAGCCGGAAAAGTGATGGCAAAATCAAATGTTGCAGATTGCATAGTATGGTGCGCGACTTTTGTGTGAGACAGGCCGGGCAAGAGAAGCTCCTTCTTTCTGTTATGGACTACTTCCCTACTCCTATCTTGAGAAGGCATTTTCTTCCACAAGTCCTCCAAAATCTTCACCGCAAAAGTGTTAGTTGGCATGATCTACAACTTAGAAACTCTATGCATAGCTCATGCACCACTTCTGTTATATGCATCCCACAAAGAGGGTATAGGCCCAAAGGCTCTGTAAAGAACTTTACCTCACTTAGGGTTCTTCATCTTTTACGTAGAAACGGTTATGCATATTGGGAGCTAGGTCAAGTgtttgaattgattaatctcACTCACCTTGCTTCCACCATGCCCAATGGTATTGTTCCTCCAGCTATAGCAAAGCTTCAGAATCTGcaaagtttaattatttatggatCTGAGGTTCATTTGCTTGTGGAGATTTGGAATATGAGGAAGTTGAGGCATCTTATCGCCTTCTCATTTCATCCTTTACTCCTTCCCGAGGGAGCAACTCTTTCTCTAGATAACTTAAACACGCTTTCTATGGCAACAAACTTTGTATGTAGTAAAAGGATGGTGGATACGATCCCAAGCATAAGAAAGTTGGGAATATGCTACTCTGAAGAGAACTTTCGTGTAGGTCACCATCTTGACAAGCTTAAACATCTATATCAGCTTGAGAAGTTGAAATTGGAGATGCATAGTTCATTTGTGCCACGTCTGAATCCTATTTTTCCTATGTTTCTGAAAAAGTTAGAATTgagtggcaggtggatttctTGGAAAGATATGAAAATTGTTGGTTCGTTGCTATTGAACTGGGAATTGTATTTCATTGAACTGAATTGA